A window of the Tunturibacter empetritectus genome harbors these coding sequences:
- a CDS encoding SixA phosphatase family protein, translating into MNLYILRHASAGLRRKNPLLDLKRPLDKEGKKHSLQLAYVLNALNIQFDLIVSSPLKRSLQTATLIGTETGYEAPILQSESLAPAATVKDFQKLLRDFASHENILVVGHNPNLTTFLGSLLVPASSPEAKIRLRKGSIARVVLTRGPATLQALLDPRTVRALYATSTKSSRRKTSRK; encoded by the coding sequence ATGAATTTGTACATTCTTCGCCACGCCAGCGCCGGTCTTCGTCGAAAAAACCCCCTCCTCGACTTAAAACGCCCCCTCGACAAAGAGGGTAAGAAGCACAGCCTACAGCTCGCCTACGTGCTCAACGCATTGAACATCCAGTTCGACCTCATCGTCTCAAGCCCACTCAAGCGCAGCCTCCAGACCGCCACACTGATCGGCACCGAAACCGGCTACGAGGCCCCGATCCTGCAATCGGAATCACTCGCCCCCGCCGCCACCGTCAAAGACTTCCAGAAGCTCCTGCGCGACTTCGCCAGCCACGAAAACATCCTCGTCGTCGGTCATAATCCCAATCTCACTACCTTCCTGGGATCGCTTCTGGTGCCCGCATCCAGCCCCGAAGCCAAGATCCGGCTGCGCAAAGGCTCCATCGCCCGCGTCGTCCTCACCCGAGGCCCAGCGACCCTGCAGGCCCTGCTGGACCCCCGCACCGTCCGCGCCCTCTACGCCACCTCGACGAAGAGCTCCCGCCGAAAGACCTCGCGGAAGTAA
- a CDS encoding Ppx/GppA phosphatase family protein, which yields MATFAAVDIGSNSCRLKIATVQMHRLKTLHEDREVTRLGESVFQTGVISPEAMASTIRALKRFHKAVQLHVVDKVRVVATSAMRDARNAAAFTEWVKATTGWNVEVISGLEEGRLIHLGVVTHEVGARGRCLLIDLGGGSCEVTLSDGGRNKSMVSMPLGAVRLQEEFLRTDPPSKEDVARLKQFIDRELKRAEKKLGTPRVGLVIATSGTASALAEASGHVRKGRLVKKTLAKKRLERVGALTADTPDVRRLADRLAKMNNAEREAVPGIGPRRSEIIIGGSLVYASLLEKMGLKGFRYSPLGLRDGMLAQMLAEVDLRTSVHQKIESERWAGVLEVCERYGIEQRQVEPVRQHVVELFDALARVHELPEEYRLWLEAAAMMQDVGKFMNHQGHYRHTQYIIANSEIFGFSPEQRMIVSAVARYMGKSRPDALDRPMRWIPVEEHMNVTRAVVLLRLAVALNQDRASAVLQMKTHVYPKRVLLELVPGRGGAELEAWSLKKEAAYFREVFRRELFVEVA from the coding sequence ATGGCCACTTTTGCCGCCGTAGATATTGGATCGAACTCTTGCCGCTTGAAGATTGCTACGGTTCAGATGCACCGGTTGAAGACTCTGCACGAGGACCGCGAGGTGACGCGGCTGGGGGAGAGTGTGTTTCAGACGGGAGTGATCTCGCCTGAAGCGATGGCGTCGACGATTCGGGCGCTGAAGCGGTTCCACAAGGCGGTGCAGCTGCATGTGGTGGATAAGGTTCGTGTGGTGGCGACGAGCGCGATGCGGGACGCGCGGAATGCCGCGGCGTTTACGGAGTGGGTGAAGGCGACGACGGGATGGAACGTCGAGGTGATCTCAGGGCTCGAGGAAGGGCGGCTGATTCATCTGGGGGTGGTGACGCATGAGGTTGGGGCACGGGGGCGGTGTCTGTTGATCGACTTGGGCGGCGGGAGTTGCGAGGTAACGCTGTCGGATGGGGGGCGGAACAAGTCGATGGTGAGTATGCCGCTGGGCGCGGTGCGGCTGCAGGAGGAGTTTCTGCGGACCGATCCTCCGTCGAAGGAGGATGTAGCGCGGTTGAAGCAGTTTATCGACCGCGAGTTGAAGCGGGCGGAGAAGAAGCTGGGAACGCCGAGGGTGGGGCTGGTGATTGCGACGTCGGGGACGGCGTCGGCGCTGGCGGAGGCGAGTGGGCATGTTCGTAAAGGCAGACTCGTGAAGAAGACGCTGGCCAAGAAGCGGTTGGAGCGCGTGGGTGCACTGACTGCGGATACTCCCGATGTGCGAAGGCTGGCGGATCGGCTGGCGAAGATGAACAACGCCGAGCGGGAGGCGGTTCCGGGGATTGGGCCGCGAAGGTCGGAGATCATTATTGGCGGGTCGCTGGTGTATGCGAGCCTGCTGGAGAAGATGGGGCTGAAGGGCTTTCGCTATTCGCCGCTGGGCTTGCGGGATGGGATGTTGGCGCAGATGCTGGCGGAGGTGGATCTGCGGACCTCAGTGCACCAGAAGATCGAGAGCGAGCGATGGGCTGGTGTGCTGGAGGTCTGTGAGAGATATGGAATCGAGCAGCGGCAGGTGGAGCCGGTGAGACAGCATGTGGTGGAGTTGTTCGATGCCCTGGCGCGGGTGCATGAGCTGCCGGAGGAGTACAGGCTGTGGCTTGAGGCGGCGGCGATGATGCAGGATGTGGGCAAGTTTATGAACCACCAGGGACACTACCGGCATACGCAGTACATCATTGCGAACTCGGAGATCTTCGGATTTTCGCCGGAGCAGCGCATGATCGTGAGCGCTGTTGCCCGGTACATGGGGAAGAGCCGGCCTGATGCGCTGGACCGGCCGATGCGGTGGATTCCTGTGGAAGAGCACATGAATGTAACGCGGGCCGTGGTTCTGCTGCGGCTGGCGGTGGCGCTGAATCAGGATCGGGCGAGTGCCGTGCTCCAGATGAAGACGCATGTGTACCCAAAGCGGGTGCTGCTGGAGCTGGTGCCAGGTCGCGGTGGGGCGGAGCTGGAGGCGTGGTCGCTGAAGAAAGAGGCGGCTTACTTCCGCGAGGTCTTTCGGCGGGAGCTCTTCGTCGAGGTGGCGTAG